One Glaciihabitans arcticus DNA window includes the following coding sequences:
- a CDS encoding aminoacyl-tRNA deacylase, whose product MTNGRSRVTEDAAARGLAIEFVERTAARSLEEAASILGISPGDIVKSLVVKRSDDTFLFALVPGDRQIAWAKLRAVVGVNKLQLPSADVALANTGYERGTITPLGSTTAWPVFADSRIVGQRVSLGAGEHGLSVFVDADALIAAYDATVADITEELVPR is encoded by the coding sequence ATGACCAACGGACGCTCCCGCGTGACCGAGGATGCCGCCGCTCGCGGCCTGGCCATCGAATTCGTGGAGCGCACCGCCGCCCGCTCGCTCGAGGAGGCCGCCTCCATTCTCGGGATCTCCCCCGGCGACATCGTGAAGTCGCTCGTCGTGAAGCGCAGCGACGACACGTTCCTGTTCGCGCTCGTACCCGGGGACCGCCAGATCGCCTGGGCGAAGCTCCGGGCCGTCGTCGGCGTCAACAAGCTGCAGCTGCCGTCCGCAGATGTGGCACTCGCTAACACGGGCTACGAGCGCGGCACCATCACGCCGCTCGGCTCGACGACCGCGTGGCCGGTCTTCGCCGACTCACGCATCGTCGGACAGCGCGTGTCCCTCGGCGCGGGCGAGCACGGCCTCAGTGTGTTCGTGGATGCCGATGCCCTCATCGCCGCCTACGACGCCACCGTGGCCGACATCACCGAGGAGCTGGTCCCGCGCTGA